In the genome of Actinomycetes bacterium, the window CGGCGGCGTCGGGGACCACGATCTCGGCGTCGATCACGCACCGGGCGGGCAGGTGCGCCTTGACCGCGGCGACCAACTCGGGGAAGTAGCGGGTCAGCGGGCGCTCGTTGCGGCTGCCGAGCTCCACCTCCTCACCGTCGCGGAACACGATCGTGCGGAACCCGTCCCACTTGGGCTCGAAGCTGAACGCCCCGTCGGGCAGCTCGGCGACCGGCTTGGCCAGTATCGGCGCCACCGGCGGCATCACCCCAAGGTCCATGCACCCCAGTATCCAGCACCTAGCGCTCGCCCTGGTACAGCGTCGACGCCTAGCAACGGCCTGCCCAGCAGCCAGACGTCCTGACCATGATCCCGTCCCGCCGGGGCCGGGCCGCTCACCCGTCGACCGCACACGCGCCGCCGCGCGGGTGCCCACATGGCCACCGGCACCCCCCCCCTGCTACCAGGCAGGCCCGTGCGCGGCCGACAGCGGCCCACACGCGCCGTCACGGCCAACCACGACCGGCCTCCGCTCATCCCCACCCGCACCGAACTACCAGCCCCGACGGATCGCGGCCACAATGCGCCACGGACGACCACTCGATGCGGTACCGGATCACGAGCGCGCCGCTAGTCCTGTCCGCGGGTGCTCGGTGTCGGCGATGCCGCCAGGGGCAGGCGCAGCTCAAGGCGGGCCCCTGGGCCGCCCGGCGGGTCGGTGACGCGCAGCTCGCCGCGGTTGGTGCGGGCAAGCCGCCTGGCGATGTACAGGCCCAACCCCAGCCCGACACCAGGCCGACCTGTCTGCTGGTCGAGCCGCGCGTACCGCTCGAAGACGCGTTCGCGCTCAGCGGGTGGGATGCCCGGCCCGGCGTCCTGGACCGCCAGCAGCGCGTGCAGACCATCCCAGCTGGCCGACAGCCGGATCGGCGCCCCCGACGGGGTGTGCGTGGCGGCGTTGTCGAGCAGGTTGCCGAGGATGCGGCTGATCGCCAGCGGATCGGCGCGGACCAGCAGCGGCCCGGCCAGGTCGACGGTGATCGGACGGCCGGGGTTGGCGAGCCGGGCGGCCAGCCCCGCCTCGTGGGCGAGGGCGGCCGCGTCGACCAGCGACCGCCGGGCCATGCCGGCATGGGGGCGCTCCAGGCCGGCGGCGACTAGGACCTGGTCCAGGAGCCGCTGTAGCTGCTCGCCTTGGCGGCGTGCCATGCCAACCAGCTCGTCCTGCTGCGGGGTGGAGAGGGCTTGGCCGCGGTGCTGCAGGGTCGCCAGGGCGCCCAGCAGCGCCGTCAGCGGCCGGCGCAGCTCATGGGCGACGATGGCGAGCAGCTCGTCGGCCCGTTCGCCCGGCGGCTGCTCGCCGCCGGTAGGCTTGTGGGGCATCGGGAACCTCAGCTTTCCTGATGCGCGTCGGCCGGGGGCGTGGTCGCGCCCCCGGCGGCACTTACTGTTTGGATGGTGGGCGGGTCAGCGCGTTGCGCTCGCCTGGTCGCCGCCCTCGGCGAGGGCGTACATACGGGGCTTGCTGCTGGTCTGGGTGACCTCGCCCTGGTCGGTCATGGTGGCCAGCGCGTTGCCGACTGCGCCGGCGCTGCGGCCCAGCTCCTTGCCGATCCTGGTCGGGGTGAACTCCTGGCCGGGCCGCTCGGCCAGCCAGGCGTGGACCAGGGCGCGCAGCGCCCCAGGACGCAGCCGCGGGCCGCTACCGGTGGCCCCGCCTGGGGGTCGGTCGGCGTCGGGCGCGGACTGGGTGGTCGCCGCCGTCGCGTCGGCCTCGCCGGTGTCGGGTGTGCCGGTGGCCGGCGGCACCGCTTCGGCGCTGGGCGCCTCGGCCGAGGTCTCGGGCGTGGCGGCCGGCTCGTCCACGGGCACCTCGCCGGTGGCAGGTTGCGGTTCGGGCTCGGCGCGGCCGGTGTGGTCGGCGGGGGGGTCAGAGACCAGCGTCCAGTGGTCCGGGGTGGCCTTGCCGCCCCCGGACGTGTCGCGCTGCCGGCTGACCCGACCCTGGGCCTCGAGGTTGGCGAGGGTCTTGCCGGCGGTGGAGCGGCCGATGCCAGCAGCCTCGGCGAGCTCGGCGGCGGTCGCGTCCGGGTGGTGGCGCAGGGCGTCCAGGATCGCCTCGACGCTCGGGGTCTTGGCCCCGGTGGTGCCGGTGGTGGCCATGTGCGGCTCCTTTCGGTGCGGGTGATCCGGCGTCCAAGGACCTACCTCGACCACGCCAGCACCTCAAGGACTGATTCGCTCTGTGACCTGGGCATTTACCGCTGATCCGCGGGTCTGCGGTAGGCACTTTCGGCGCTGTGCTGCCGGGCTGTGGCGGGGACGCCGTAGAGACCGACGGCCGCGCGGTGGGCGGCTGCTGGGCGTGGCGGCAGGGATGGTCGGGGCGTCGTCCCGGCGGCGCCCGTGGGCTGCGTGTGGGCCACCGTGGGCTATTCAGTGCGAGCCGGGCTGCGGCGTGGGGTCGTGGCGCCGTGTCGGTTGTTTCGTTCGGCGTCGGTTCCGCGACCGCGGCGGAAGGCCGACGACGCCACCACGCTGCCGGCGCGGCCGCCGAAGGGCCACGCCAGCAGGATCGAGAGGTGTGCCGCCTACTGTGGGTGGTGGTCGTCCTCCTCCTCGTCGGAGGCGCCGAGGAGCTCATCGATCAGGTCGTCGACCGACCCCGCACCTTACGACAGGTCCCGCTCAGGGTCTGGCGCGGCGAGGTGTCGGCTTCTGGGTGGAGCGCCAGCCGGGCGTGGCGGCGGGTGGCACCGGCGGCTCCATCACACCGATGATCCGGCAGAGCCGTGTCAGGGCGTCGCGCGGTTGCTGCAGCACCTGGCGGAACTCGCCGGCCTCGTGGTCGTTGCCGGCCGTACGCAGGGGCTCCTGGCCGGGCAGGGCAGTCCGGAACACGGTCGTGTCGGCGATCAGGGAGACCATCAGCATAGAGCCGCTCCCGCAGCGCCCGCTGTTCTGGGTTGGCGACCGTCAACCGCCGGCAAGAGGGCTCCTCTCGCCTTTGTCTCTGCAGCAAGATAAGGTCTGCGCCGATAGGCTGGAGTCCGAGATGGGAATGAGGGGTTACTTGTCCGTCGGCTCCCCAGGTCTAGAATCCGCTTGCCGCGCTTCAGAGCCGGCTCTTGCCGCGTTCGCTGAAGCCGGGGTTCGAGTGCTCCTGTCGACCGGGCTGGCGATCGAGGATCGGTGCGCCCTGATCAGGATGAGAGTCATGACCGGGTGCGACTCGGCCTCTCGACAGGCGGGGTGCCGGATCGGATCCACAAGTCTGTGACGCCGATGCTCCGTGACCTTGACCTCGAGCCTCACGACCGCAGCGGACGGCACCAGCTCCTACGCGACTTCTACGAGCCGTGCCTTGCCAACGCGACCGACTATGCTCGAGGTGTTGGCTACCTCACCAGCACCTCCATGGCTGCTGCCGCTCGTGGTCTTCGTCCGTTCCTGGATCGTGAGGGCCGCATGCGCCCAGTCGCCTCCCCAAGCCTCACCGAAGAGGACGCGGCCGCGATCCGCCAAGGCTATGAACAGCGTGAGCGGATCATCGAAGCAGTGCTGCTCCGCGAGCTGGACGATCGCCATGTCCCCGACCCGATCCGTCAGCGTCTTGAGTTCCTCGCCTGGCTGATCGCCGAAGGCCGGCTCGACATCAAGATCGCCCTCGTCGAGGCCGATGAGCGCACCGTGGGCATCTACCACGAGAAGGTCGGCATCTTCCGCGATAACCGGGACGACATCGTGGTTTTCACCGGCTCCGCCAACGAATCCGTCGGCGGTCTCATCGCAAAACTTCGAGGCGCTCGAGGTCTAGTGGAGCTTCGGCGGCACGACATCGGCAGGGAGGGGTCGGCCGGGCCGCGTGGCCGCAGATCAGCGAGGACCGAGTCGAGGCGTTGCTGGAGCGCGGTGTCGGCCTCCTTTGCTGCCGGATTAGCTGTCACACCCCCCGCTCATGGTCTCGGCTGTGAGCGAAGGTCTCCATGCAGGTGCCCCGCGTGGCAGGCATCGACGACCGAAGCCGGTCAGATGGCGCCTCCGGCCGGGTCTGACTGGGATGAAGCCGCCAGGCATCGTCGATCGCCGCCCCGCGTCTCACCCCGTCGTATCCAAACGGTTGGGCCGCGAGCTTGGTCCTCCGCGCAACGTCCTCCGCGATCTGATTCCGCGAAAGGCGCCGCCCGCCATGCCGGCTAGGAGCAGCAAATCGGGAAGTCCTCGAGTTCTGCCCGCCGGAGCGGCCGGGTCGGGGCCGGACACGAATGGCAGCTCCACCGGCCTCATTCTTTCGGGGGCCGAGGTCCAGCTGGTATCGCCGGCTGCCTTGTCGCGCTGGAGAGACATCATCCTGGTCGAGGACGACTCGGCCAGGGCCGTGCGGCGAGGCGCGGCGGGGGTGGCCGACCGCGCCTCCAGGGTGCTCCTGCGGGTCCATCGGATCGGTCGCAACGGGATTCGTGTCGCTGCCGAGCGTTCGTACCTGCCCGGTCTGCTTCGGGACTCCGATGCGAAGCAGCGGTCCGACCTGGCCCTCGACATGGTTGACGGGGTGTCCTGCAGAGGCTCCGTGGTGATATGCGGGCCGGCGTACGGCTGCAGTCCCCGCTTCCTCGACGGCCTGGCCGCCCGCGGGCTCGATGCCGTCGTCGAGGTCAGGCCCAGCAGACCCGTGGCGATCGGGCAGGGCGCGAAGGTGCGCGGAATAGTCCTTGCCTCCGAACTCCTGGACCGGGCGAGGTAGCGCAGTTTCACGGTGCCTGTGGCGGGAGTCGACGGTCGGAGCGTCACCTACGCCGTTGCACGCCTGGGCGCTGGCCGCCTTGGGTCCGGGCCGGCCGGCTCCCTCTTCACGGCGCAAACCGGCGGTATCAACGGCGTGCATCCCGGCACCGTGTTCGGGCTCTCTATGGCCGACGATGCCACGCTCGAGCAGCTGATCGAGACGGTCGGGTGGGCACGCTGGATCAGGCCGCTCGTCCGGCGCGTCGAGAGGTCCGCAGCGCTCCGAGAAGCCGGGTCCGGAGACGAGGGCCCGGGCGCCGTCAACGGAAGCGGGCCGAGGCTGCGGGCGAATATCAAGCTCTCCCGCCGCCAGGACCAGGCCGATGCGGTCGCCCGTCTGGTCCCGCATTGGCGACCGCCCTCCAGGCGCAGACTCGTCAGCGCGTCGAGGCCAGTCAACGTGGTCGAGCTGTTCGCTGGGGCGGGCGGGATGGGACTCGGTTTTCTGCTCGCCGGCTCGGGGCGGTCGCGCTACCGGCTTGTCTACTCCGGCGAGGTCGATCCGATCTACGTGCAGACCCTGAGTAGCAACCATGCTGCGGTGGACAGGATTCTCCCAGGCAGCGTCCCCCTGACGCCGACGCACGTAGATTCTGTCGACCTCCGCTCGACGAAGGCGCAGAAGGAGGTTGAACGCAGGGCTGAGGAGTGGGGCGGGGCCGACGTTCTGATCGGCGGGCCGCCCTGCCAGGGATTTTCGAACGCAAACCGGAACTCGCGGCATAGCTCCAACCCCCACAACCAGCTCATCGACGTCTTTCTGAGATATGTCGTCCGCCTCGCGCCGCGCGTCTTCCTTCTCGAGAACGTCCAGGGGATCCATTGGACTCGCAAGAGCGGCGCTCCACAGGCCCGCTCCAGTGTTCTCGACCACATCCGAACGCGTATGGCAGCCGCCGGCTACGAGGTCTTCGTCCAGCTACTGGACGCCGTCTGGTACGGAGTCCCGCAGTACAGGAGCCGCCTTTTCGTCCTGGGCGTTCACCGAGATCTGGGTTATGACCCTGACGACTTCGGGCCCTGGGGCCCGTTCCCGCAACCGTCCCACGGCCCGGGGACGTCGCGGGACTACATAACGGTCCGCGACGCGGTCGGCGACCTTCCGCCGGTCGGTAACGGCCACGCCGTCGAACGTATGGCGTACGTCGAGCCGACCAGGGCGGCCCTCGGTGCCAACAGCTTCTTGTCCATCATGCGGGTGGGCGCCGAGCAGAACGCGGTCACGGACCATGTGACGTCCAGGCACGCCGACTACGTCATCGAGCGGTACCAAAAGATCCCCCCAGGTGGGAACTGGGAGAGCATCGCCGACACCCTCACCAACTACGCAGACGTCAATCGGACCCACAGCAACATCTACCGCCGGCTCTTGTGGGGTGAGCCCTCAATCACCATCGGCCATTACCGCAAGAGCATGCTTGTGCACCCCTCCCAGCACCGTGGTCTCTCCCTCCGGGAGGCCGCCCGGCTGCAGTCGTTCCCGGACTGGTTCCGATTCCAGGGCAACCCCGCGGGAGGCCGGGGCGGGCTCGTCCACAAGCAGCAACAACTCGCCAACGCGGTCTGCCCGCTGGTCACTAAGGCGATCGCCGAACTCATTCTCGAGCTCTAACGTGACCCATCGGCCAGGGCCCCTAGCACCCTTCCGAGCGCTCCTCCGTCGACTCCTGGGTGGCGCCCTTCGTGCGACAGGAGGCAGGAGCCGCCGGGCGTCTCGGGCGACTGCGTTGTCCCGCGCGCTGGAGCCCAGCCCCGACCTGACGCCCTCCACGCCCACGCCAGGGTCGCCGCCGGCAGCCACGGATCTGCGGGCCGTCGACTCGGAGGAGCGAACGGGGCCGGCGGACGCCGACATCGCACCGACTGCGGCCAGCGGAGGCGGGTTCGCCTACCGGGAGCGGGGGCGAGCAGGGGAAGCGGTCGGCTCGGCCCTGGCAGATGCCGCCCTCCCTGCGGAGCCGGACTCGGCTGTCGACGGTGCCGCGTCTGCACACCAAGAACCCCCCGACGAGGAGGCCGCGGCCGGGCAGCGGCCGGAACCCCCAGCCGCGGAGGGCGGCGAGCCGCCGGCGGGCGCCGCGAATACAGAGGCGGGGGTTGCCGGAGGCGGGTCCGTCCGGATGGAGGAGGACGAAGCGGACGTGGTCCCCCCGCGCGCCGACCCAGGCGGCGCCTATCCGCCCGCGCCGGCCGCCTCTGCTCCTGCGCCCTCGACCGACGAAGCTGTTGGGACCGGCGCGCCGAGCCTGGAGCGGGTGGTCAACCGCGAGGCCTCGGCGCCCTCCGAGACGTCATCTGCCGTCGGTCCGCCCGAGCACGACGGCGCAGAAGAGGAGCCGTCGAGGACGAGCGCCGGCGGCTTCCAGTCGACGGAGGTTGAGGGTGGCGCCCGCGCTGAGCCGTCTCCGGCGGACTCCACCCACCTGGCGGAGCCGGCATCTGCAAGCCACGGTGCCGCGTCTGCACGCCAAGCCCCTCCCCCGAAGGAGCCCGCGGCCGGGCAGCAGCCGCAACTCCGAGCCGCGGAGGGCAGCGAGACGGCGTGCACCCATGTCGAGGCTGCTCTGGGCGGGCCCAGCGCCGAGGGCGGCGCTCGCGCCGGGAGCCGGGCGGCGGTTCCAGGCGGCCCGGGGATCTCACGCGCCGGGCAGCTCCGTTCGGCTCCCCCCCGCCCTTCCGCACTCGACAGGCGGCCTCCGAAGCTCACGCCCGGCTTCTTCCTTCCCGAGCCGTACCTGCGATGGAACCACGCCCTCGTTGAGCACTGCCTGCTCGAGCCGTCGGATCGACGCGGTCCCGCATATCTCAGCATCACGCCAAGGATCCTCTCCGCGGCACTGGAAGCCGAGGAGGGCGAGCTTCTGAGCCCCGAGGATGCGGCGCTGGACTTCGCCGCCGCCGTCTCCCTCGCTTACCAGACCCGGATCCTGAGCGAGCCCGACAAGCTCTGGGCGCTGGCCGGGGTCGCAGCGGACGGCCTGCCGCATTCGGCCGCATTCCTCGCCCTCTCGGTGCTCGCCGCCTACCAGATGCACTCCGATGAGGAAGCTGGGCCCAACGCCTATTACCCGCGGCTGGCCTCGCTGCTCGGCTGCGATCTGGTGGGCGGGCACCCCCGCGGGTTCAATCCCGTAGACTTCGGGAACCTCTGGGACCTGCTGAGCTCGTGGCTGGAGCGCCAAAGCGGCCGGACGCTGGCGCTTCCAGGGCCCGACCCAGGACTCCGGCGGTACATCGCCTATCCGCTCGGTCACGTGCCGCTGCGGCAGGTCGACATCGACAAGCTGCCGGACTTCTTCGACTGGGCCGGGCTGGAACCCGGGAGCAACGCCGACCCCGCATTCCTAGGCGAAGCCTTTCAGCGCTGGGCCTCCGCCCGAGGCCTTATCAGCCGGGCGGGTGAGAGCGCCATGGCGGACGAACGGCGCCCGGCCGTGGAGGGCCAGCTGTCCCTGGAGCTCGAGGCGTGGGACGGGTCTTGGACCGACAGGTTCGGGCGCCGGACCGCGGCCGTCCACGTCCTTCTCGACTTCCGCCGCCGCCAGCCGTACCTGTCCTTCCTTCCTCGCAGGCCGCTGAGCTTCCCCTCCACGTTCGACGATGGATCACACGTCTTCGAAGCGGGAGAGCAGGGGTGGTACGACCCCGTGCCGATAGCAGCCGACGACGGCCCGGCACTAGAACGCGGCTTCCTGTGGGTGGGGTCGTCGCCGCGGGGACCGGTCTCGCTACATCGCCCGCCGTCGACCGCAATCGCCCTTCGACCAGCCGCAGACTTCACCGGATACCTCTCGCAGAGGGGCCTTCCGCTCGGCGTCGAGTCGGCGGTTCTGTGCAGCGCACCGCTGGAGGCGGCAGCCGAGGAATTCCTGAGCACGGTTACGTCGGTCCGCTGCCGGGCGCCGGACCACCCCGCCGTCCCCGACGGCTGGCGCCTCTTCACCGGCATCGTTCCCAAGAGCAGCGAGCCGCCGCCGCCCAGCCTGGACGCGCTCGGCGTCGAGTCGGCCGCCGCCGTGATACTCCGGGGAGGACTGCGCATCGGCCGGCGGGCCACGTGGCTGGCCGGCGCTCCTCCGACCATCCTGGTCGGCGGCCCGGACGGGCTTACGGCCACCATCGACAGCCGGCCGGTAGCTGTGAGGGATGGCGTCGTCGACCCCTCAGGCAACCTCGAGGTCGGCCCACACCTCGTCGAGGTCGGACGCGTCCGCAGGAGGCTGGAGATCGTCGAGCCGGAAGGCAGATGGGACGCCTGCGCGCCCCTTGTCGGCGCTGCGAACGGCCACACCCGGCTGTGCGTCGCCCTTCCTCCCGGACTCTGGACCGTCATCGGCGCGAGGCCGGACCAGGTGGCCAGAGGCGCCTCCTCCGACCGGGGCACCCTGGTTGCGGCCCCCTTCCGGCCCATATGGGCCGTGTCCCTGGGGACCCGCCGCGGCGCAATGGTCCTGTGCCTGACCGAACGCCCGCCCGCGCCGGAGGCCGTCGACTTCGGGCGGTCCCGGCCCGGCGCTCCAGCGTCGGCCTGGACCTCGGCGGTCTACGACGCCCACATTCGCCGGCCGCGGCTCGGGTGGCTATGTGAGGCGGGACCGGACGTCGACCTGCGAGCTGCTTGGCGCAGCTACTGGCTGGCCTCCAAGGCTCTCAAGCGCCGCTGGCGGAGGCGGACGTGACGAGAGGCGAACTCCTGCTTCACTGGCTGACGCACGTTCGCGAAGGTTCCTGGGCCACATTCCGCAGGGCGCTGTCCGCCGTCGAGGCCCCGGACGACGAGTCCGCCGCGACCGCCGGCCGGATGAGGACTCGGCTGTCCGAGATGGCTCACGTCGAGTTCTTCATCGACGGAGGCAACCGATGGCGGACCTTCGCACCTGTTCTCGGCGGCCTGTGCGAGCCGTCGCGCGCAGTTCTGAGCGGCGGCCGCACTCCGCGCCTCGTCGATGCCCTCGCCCGCTCGTGCGAGAAGGAAGGCTGCCGCATCGAGGCGTCGGAAACGCACGATGGACCTGACAGCATCCGCGTGGCCGGACCGGCCGAGGCCTTTGGCGGAGCAGCCGCCGGCGCAGGGCTCCGTTACGTCCCGGGCCTCGCCAGCGCCCTGTGCGCGGCGTTGGAGCCGATCCCGCCGTCCTTGGATCCGCCGCTCCTGGCGCGGCTCCAACCAACTGGTCCGTGAGGTCGTTTGACCTTCGGACCCTGAGATGGGTGGACGGCCTCCTTCCCGACACGGCATACGAATACCGGTCCCGGCACGGCGGCCTGCGTCACTACGTACGCGGGCCCAGGCATGCCCTGCTCCCGCTCGACAGGCGCAGGGCCGTCTACGCCGCTGCACACATAAACCGAGTCGCCCTCCTCTCCTACGACGAGGGTGCGAGGCGCCTCATCGTGCCAATGGGGGCACCGCTGCCGGAGGCGATGGCACGCGCCGCCGCTGCCTGCTCGGGAGCCCCAGCCGCGTTGGAAGACAACCGACTCGTCTACGGCGGCGTTCCTCCCGCCGTTGCCGGTGTGCTGATGCTGGCGGCAGGGCTGCGGCCGCCCGAACCCCACTGGCTGCCTGAAGAACGGAGCGCAGGCTGATGGACGACCCCTTCAAGACCTTCGACGAGATCAGGCGCGCGTTCCTGCGGTACCTCGACAGCCCGTTTCGCCTCCGATACCAGGCACTCATGGAGGAAAGACGGGCGCTGTTTGACCGCGACCGTCAGCTGTACCGCCACCCCCTCTTCGAGCCGATCGTCCCGCATGAGTCCTCGGGGCTGTCCATCGACGCCGCGTGCGCTCGCCTCGGCGTCAGCGCCGAAGCCGGGGAGTTCATCGGCCGAGGCCTCTTCCCCTCGAACCGAACTCTCTACCGGCACCAGCTCGAGGCCTGGGAGGCATCCCGGGCAGGCCGGGCAGTCGTCGTCACGTCGGCGACCAGCTCGGGGAAGACCGAGTGCTACATGATCCCCGTCTTCGCTGGTCTGGTGGAGGAGTCGGCCGGAGGCTGGGGCGCGCCTAGCCAGCCCGCCCCGTTCTGGTGGGATTCCGGCGGGGGGCGGACGGCGCAGCGGGCTTACGAGCCAGCGGAGCGCCCCGCCGCACTGCGCGCGCTCTTCCTGTACCCGCTGAACGCCCTCATCGAGGACCAGCTGGGCCGCATCCGAGAAGCTTGCGACGCGCCTGGACCGCGCGAGTGGATGGCCCAGAACAGGCCCGCCCAGCATTTCTGGTTCGGCCGCTACACAGGCGCCACCCCAGTACCCGGCCTTCCGACGAACGAGAACAAGCGCACGGAGCTGCGGCGCCGGCTCCGGATGATGCAGCGGGACTGGGGGCGGGCCACAGCTTCGGCAGCCGCGCGCGGCGACGCCCGGATCCTCAACTACTTCCAGGACCCGGCCGGCTCGGAGATGTGGTCCCGGTGGGACATGCAGGACCACCCCCCGGACATCCTCATCACCAACTACAGCATGCTCAACATCATGCTGATGCGGGGCGTCGAGGAGGCCGTGTTCGACCGCACCAGAGCGTGGCTTGAGGCGGACCGGGCGAACCTCTTCCACCTGGTGGTCGACGAGCTTCACAGCTACCGCGGCACGCCGGGGACCGAGGTCGGATACCTGCTCCGCGCCCTCCTGGACAGGCTCGGACTGACACCGGACTCCCCGCAGCTCCGCATCATTGCAACGAGCGCCTCGATAGAAGACGACGCCGACAGCCGCCAGTACCTCGAGCAGTTCTTCGGACGGGACCCGGACTCCTTCGCCGTGATTCCCGGCCATCAGCAACGATTCCCTGGAGGCCAGGGCGGCCTCGCCGGCGAAGCCGCGAGGTTCGTCCGCGCTGGCGCGGCCTTGGACTCCGGCGTCGAAGCAGCTACCCAGGAGCTGGCCGGCGCACCGCGGAACGGGCAGGAAGCAGCGACGCTACTTGCGTCCGTCCTAGCCGAGACCGGCGCGCTGGAAGCCGTTCGCCAGGCCGGAGAGTCGGGACCCTTCACCGTGGAAGCAGTGGCGGTGCGCGCTTTTGAATCGAGCGACGGGGAGGCCATCGCCGCCGCCAAGGGTCTTGTCCGCTGCCTCGCTGTGGCCCGGACCGACGAAGAGGTCGCGCCTCTCCCGTTGCGCGTGCACTACTTCTTCCACAACGCGGGACGGCTCTGGGCGTGTACGAACCCTGACTGCGGTGGCAGGTCCGGCCGCACGCCGGCGGGCGCGGACGCGCCCCCGGTGGGGCGGCTCTTCACAGAACCGCGGCCGCGCTGCGACTCCTGCCAGGCCGCCGTGCTCGAGCTTCTGTACTGCCAGCCGTGCGGCGAAGTCCTGCTCGGAGGTTTCCACAAGCTCGATCCAGACTCGCCCAACGCGTGGTTCCTGTCACCCGACTACCCGGATCTGGACCGGGTCCCAGACCGGTCCGCCTCGCTGAGGAGGACGTTCTCCGAGTACATGGTGTTCTGGCCCGCCTCCGGAAGGCGCCTGGCCAGAGCCACCCACCAAACCGGCCCCCAGTGGCAGTGGCAGCAGGACCGCCAGCGCGGATGGCGATGGACTCCTGCGGTACTGGACCAGCAGATCGCCCGCCTAACGAGGCCGCCTCGAGCGCAGGCATCCCAGCCGGGCCTGACGGGCGGCTACGTGTTCATCAGCCCTGATCCGGACGCCAATGCCTTCCCCTCGAAGTGCCCCCACTGCGGCGCGGACTGGGCGCGGCGGCGGGTGGGCTCGTCGATCAGGGACCTCGGATCGGGCTTCCAGCGGGTAGTCCAGTTGCTCTGCGACGCCATGATGCGGGAGCTGGACCCCGTCTCGAGGAAGCTCGTGCTGTTCTCCGACAGCCGCCAGGACGCCGCGAAGCTCTCAACCGGAATCAAGCTGGCCCACCACCTCGACAGCCTTCGGCAGGTGGCCTACGAGCAACTCGCAGGAGAGGCCGCTGGCGCTGTGGCGCAGTACGCGGAAGCGCTGGCGGTCCACCAGGCGGCGGTCGCGCTGGCAGCGCTGGAGCACCGCCAGCAGCAGGCGCCCTTGACCCAGGAGGAGTTCGCCCAGCGCCAGAGGCTCCTCGGCGAACTGCCTCCGGAGGTGTCCGGAGAGGTCCTTCGGCATGCAGCTGTCGGCGGCCCGCCGCCCGCCGCGCTGATTCCGCCGGTGGCGCCGGGCGGCTTCGCCTCGGCGCCGTTCAACTCCCTCCTCGACGCGGCCCGGATGCGGCTTCTCGAAGTCGGTATGAACCCGGGCGGCCCCCAGCCGTCGGTGACCAAGTACCGGCCCCGCGGGCGGCGCGCCCGCACGGTGTGGTGGGACGCACTGTTCGACTGGGACGCGTCGCCCCGGGCCTACCGCGCCGGACTGCAGCCAGTGGAGCAGCAGCTGCGGGACCAGATCGAGGCTTCGCTGCGAAAGTCGGTTGTCCAAGACGTCCTCTTCGCCGATGGCAGCAGGGACTTCGAGTCCCTCAACCTCGGCTTCCTGTGGGTCGACGGAAACGGGCCGCAAAGCGTTGAAGACCAGGCGACCGCGTCGACCATCAGGATGCTGGCGCAGCGACGGCGCTGGACCGGGTCGGATGCCGAAGGGCAGCCGCAACCGCCGTCGTACATCGAGAATTTCCTCCAGGAGGTGGCCGACCGCTCCGGTCGGAACCCGATCGCGCTCCTCAACAGCGTGACCGCCAGGCTCGGCCGGCGGCTCAACCAGTGGCTTATAGCGCCCGAGGAGCTGCAGGTGCTGGCTCCCCGCCCGGACGCCGACCAGCGCATCGCGGTCTACCGGTGCGAACGATGCGGGAGGTCGCACCTGCACCCCTCGGGGCGGGTGTGCACGACATGCCTGCGTCCGCTGCCGGCCGCCCCCGTGATGTGCCCAGTCGACGCCGAGCCGGAGGACTTCTACGAGTATCTAGCGAGGAGCGGCGCCCAGCCGTTCCGGCTCCGCTGCGAGGAGCTCACGGGACAGACCAACGGCGAGGACCGCATCTCAAGGCAGCGGCGGTTCCAAGAGGTCTTCTTGCAGGAGGAGTCCGGGCCGGCGGCCGGCGTCGACCTGCTCAGCGTGACGACGACGATGGAGGCGGGCGTGGACATCGGATCGCTGCAGGCGATCGCTCT includes:
- a CDS encoding DEAD/DEAH box helicase — encoded protein: MDDPFKTFDEIRRAFLRYLDSPFRLRYQALMEERRALFDRDRQLYRHPLFEPIVPHESSGLSIDAACARLGVSAEAGEFIGRGLFPSNRTLYRHQLEAWEASRAGRAVVVTSATSSGKTECYMIPVFAGLVEESAGGWGAPSQPAPFWWDSGGGRTAQRAYEPAERPAALRALFLYPLNALIEDQLGRIREACDAPGPREWMAQNRPAQHFWFGRYTGATPVPGLPTNENKRTELRRRLRMMQRDWGRATASAAARGDARILNYFQDPAGSEMWSRWDMQDHPPDILITNYSMLNIMLMRGVEEAVFDRTRAWLEADRANLFHLVVDELHSYRGTPGTEVGYLLRALLDRLGLTPDSPQLRIIATSASIEDDADSRQYLEQFFGRDPDSFAVIPGHQQRFPGGQGGLAGEAARFVRAGAALDSGVEAATQELAGAPRNGQEAATLLASVLAETGALEAVRQAGESGPFTVEAVAVRAFESSDGEAIAAAKGLVRCLAVARTDEEVAPLPLRVHYFFHNAGRLWACTNPDCGGRSGRTPAGADAPPVGRLFTEPRPRCDSCQAAVLELLYCQPCGEVLLGGFHKLDPDSPNAWFLSPDYPDLDRVPDRSASLRRTFSEYMVFWPASGRRLARATHQTGPQWQWQQDRQRGWRWTPAVLDQQIARLTRPPRAQASQPGLTGGYVFISPDPDANAFPSKCPHCGADWARRRVGSSIRDLGSGFQRVVQLLCDAMMRELDPVSRKLVLFSDSRQDAAKLSTGIKLAHHLDSLRQVAYEQLAGEAAGAVAQYAEALAVHQAAVALAALEHRQQQAPLTQEEFAQRQRLLGELPPEVSGEVLRHAAVGGPPPAALIPPVAPGGFASAPFNSLLDAARMRLLEVGMNPGGPQPSVTKYRPRGRRARTVWWDALFDWDASPRAYRAGLQPVEQQLRDQIEASLRKSVVQDVLFADGSRDFESLNLGFLWVDGNGPQSVEDQATASTIRMLAQRRRWTGSDAEGQPQPPSYIENFLQEVADRSGRNPIALLNSVTARLGRRLNQWLIAPEELQVLAPRPDADQRIAVYRCERCGRSHLHPSGRVCTTCLRPLPAAPVMCPVDAEPEDFYEYLARSGAQPFRLRCEELTGQTNGEDRISRQRRFQEVFLQEESGPAAGVDLLSVTTTMEAGVDIGSLQAIALANMPPVRFNYQQRVGRAGRRGLGMAAALTLCRGRSHDDYYFERPRLITAEPPPMPYVDVSREEIAKRVVNKEVLRRAFRGIDLPAGADNVHGEFGTVEQWPEHRPVVDSWIANHPGEMDSVCEAILRRTAMESAAGRAAMAADVRHDLLQAIDEVTRHPESLPHLALSERLASMGVLPMFGFPTRVRNLYHEWPLLAHGWPPDRGVIDRQLDIAISQFAPGAQTVKDDELHTSVGVVDYRPFGDSVVAAPDPLANSVEVGVCRRCQALVPGPPAQGGCPYCSAARSGSGYRTVELSEPPGFTTWFSIGAEFTGGFEFTPRALRARIGSSPNPPTAARNFSVDAGSQRVYRVNDNGGSDFVFQKLANQDVWMTEDAFNQALQDLSLAERRAISAPRFDAAEQPLRRALAAIANTDVLTAGVADVPVGLCLNPAVPEARAGWYSLGFLVRRAAAVWMDVAESELDLGIQPVMDFSSPFAPPSARVFLSDALENGAGYCTHLGEPGRFEALLEFIVGGGTPPDDSFWRPLVDAPHEEECASSCHRCLREFGNMAYHPLLDWRTGLDMVRLALDPCAQIDLRYPYWATLLNRIAGPYFSGLGLTAGQLGGLDAGIDPAQHLAVVLVHPLWDRARTNFRADVAAAVAEGERQDLRVELQSVLRAVRFPYE